In a single window of the Micromonospora sp. WMMD1155 genome:
- a CDS encoding ribonuclease D: MTDEPPLRRRPAEDLPGNAPEHPPSAQPQLAGEGATPADGGPVPLIAPRDGTPEPVAAPAELAEVVARFAAGTGPVALDAERASGYRYSQRAYLVQLRRAGAGTALIDPLPLPDLSTLDAAIGDAEWVLHAASQDLPCLAEVGLRPRRLFDTELAARLAGFERVGLAALTEQLLGYTLEKHHSAADWSSRPLPESWLTYAALDVELLTDLRDALDAELTRQGKSEWAAEEFAALVRTGARPPRVRAEPWRRTSGIHRLRGARAQARVRSMWYARDQIAARRDAAPGRVLPDSAIIAAAELDPKDEKTLLTLPGFGGRSVRRLARTWLAALDDARQLAEDSLPVTPTVEGPPPPHRWAERDPVAAGRLARCREVVIRIAGEHNLPPENLITPDSIRRLAWTPPEVVTEESVAQTLRGLNAREWQIGLLIQDLTKALTPTL; this comes from the coding sequence GTGACCGACGAACCACCCCTGCGCCGTCGGCCCGCCGAAGACCTTCCGGGAAACGCACCCGAGCACCCGCCGTCGGCCCAGCCGCAGCTGGCAGGCGAGGGGGCCACCCCGGCCGACGGTGGGCCCGTTCCGCTGATCGCCCCGCGTGACGGCACCCCCGAACCGGTGGCCGCCCCGGCCGAGTTGGCCGAGGTGGTGGCCCGCTTCGCGGCGGGCACCGGCCCGGTCGCCCTGGACGCCGAACGGGCCTCCGGTTACCGCTACAGCCAACGCGCGTACCTGGTGCAACTGCGTCGCGCCGGAGCGGGCACGGCGCTGATCGACCCGCTGCCGCTGCCGGACCTCAGCACGCTGGACGCGGCGATCGGCGACGCCGAGTGGGTGCTCCACGCGGCCAGTCAGGATCTGCCCTGCCTGGCCGAGGTGGGGCTGCGGCCACGCCGGCTGTTCGACACCGAGTTGGCCGCCCGGCTGGCTGGTTTCGAGCGGGTCGGGCTGGCCGCGCTGACCGAGCAGTTGCTCGGCTACACCCTGGAGAAGCACCATTCGGCCGCCGACTGGTCGAGTCGACCGCTGCCCGAGTCGTGGTTGACGTACGCCGCTCTCGACGTGGAGCTGCTCACCGACCTGCGCGACGCGCTCGACGCCGAGCTGACCCGGCAGGGCAAGTCGGAGTGGGCCGCCGAGGAGTTCGCCGCGCTGGTCCGCACCGGGGCGCGCCCGCCGCGGGTCCGCGCCGAGCCGTGGCGCCGCACGTCCGGCATCCACCGGCTGCGCGGCGCGCGTGCCCAGGCCCGCGTCCGCTCGATGTGGTACGCCCGGGACCAGATCGCGGCCCGGCGGGACGCCGCGCCCGGTCGGGTGTTGCCCGACTCGGCGATCATCGCCGCGGCCGAGCTGGACCCCAAGGACGAGAAGACCCTGTTGACCCTGCCCGGTTTCGGCGGTCGGTCGGTGCGTCGACTGGCCCGCACCTGGCTCGCCGCCCTCGACGACGCCCGGCAGCTCGCGGAGGATTCGCTGCCGGTCACGCCGACGGTGGAGGGCCCGCCCCCGCCGCACCGGTGGGCCGAGCGGGACCCGGTGGCCGCCGGTCGACTGGCTCGCTGCCGGGAGGTGGTCATCCGCATCGCCGGTGAGCACAACCTGCCGCCGGAAAACCTGATCACGCCGGATTCGATCCGCCGGTTGGCGTGGACCCCGCCCGAGGTGGTGACCGAGGAGTCGGTCGCGCAGACCCTACGCGGCCTCAACGCCCGGGAGTGGCAGATCGGTCTCCTCATCCAGGACCTGACCAAGGCCCTGACCCCCACCCTCTGA